Proteins encoded together in one Kribbella voronezhensis window:
- the gatA gene encoding Asp-tRNA(Asn)/Glu-tRNA(Gln) amidotransferase subunit GatA: MSELTRKTAAELSELMASGETSSIEITQAHLDRISATDTAVHAFLHVDTEGALAQAAAVDKRRAAGEKLGPLAGVPLALKDVLTQDGVPTTAGSRILEGWKPPYDSTVVSRLKAAGIVILGKTNMDEFAMGSSTENSAYGPTHNPWDLARIPGGSGGGSSAAISAYQAPLAIGTDTGGSIRQPAAFTGTVGVKPTYGGTSRYGLIALASSLDTPGPCARTTLDAALLHEVIAGHDKMDSTSIDQPVPPVVEAARRGDVNGLRIGVVKELGGEGYQPGVEARFHEAVELLTKLGAEVVEVSCPHFQYALPAYYLILPSEASSNLAKFDAMRFGLRVGDDGENDAEQVMRLTREAGFGDEVKRRIMLGTHALSSGYYDAYYGQAQKVRTLIARDFANAYEHVDVLVSPATPTTAFAIGDRVNDPIAMYKNDLCTIPSNLAGNAAASFPAGLADEDGLPVGFHVMAPVMRDDLLYQVGAALESALADQWGGVLMSKAPELEVTR, translated from the coding sequence ATGAGCGAGCTGACCCGCAAGACCGCTGCTGAGCTGTCGGAGCTGATGGCGTCCGGTGAGACGAGTTCGATCGAGATCACCCAGGCCCACCTGGACCGGATCTCCGCGACCGACACCGCCGTGCACGCGTTCCTGCACGTCGACACCGAGGGCGCGCTGGCGCAGGCGGCTGCTGTCGACAAGCGCCGCGCTGCCGGTGAGAAGCTCGGCCCGCTGGCCGGCGTACCGCTGGCGCTGAAGGACGTGCTGACCCAGGACGGCGTACCGACGACCGCCGGCTCGCGGATCCTCGAGGGCTGGAAGCCGCCGTACGACTCGACCGTGGTCAGTCGGCTGAAGGCGGCCGGCATCGTGATCCTTGGCAAGACCAACATGGACGAGTTCGCCATGGGCTCGTCGACCGAGAACTCGGCGTACGGACCGACCCACAACCCGTGGGACCTCGCACGCATCCCCGGTGGCTCTGGTGGTGGCTCGTCGGCCGCCATCTCGGCGTACCAGGCACCCCTCGCGATCGGTACCGACACGGGTGGCTCGATCCGCCAGCCGGCCGCCTTCACCGGCACGGTCGGCGTCAAGCCCACGTACGGCGGTACGTCGCGGTACGGGCTGATCGCGCTCGCTTCCAGCCTGGACACTCCCGGCCCGTGTGCCCGGACCACTCTCGACGCGGCGCTGCTGCACGAGGTGATCGCCGGCCACGACAAGATGGACTCCACCTCGATCGACCAGCCGGTGCCGCCGGTGGTCGAGGCGGCTCGCCGCGGTGACGTGAACGGGCTGCGGATCGGTGTCGTCAAGGAGCTCGGCGGCGAGGGGTACCAACCCGGCGTCGAGGCCCGCTTCCACGAGGCGGTCGAGCTGCTCACCAAGCTCGGCGCCGAGGTGGTCGAGGTGTCCTGTCCGCACTTCCAGTACGCGCTTCCGGCGTACTACCTGATCCTGCCGAGCGAGGCCTCGTCCAACCTGGCCAAGTTCGACGCGATGCGGTTCGGCCTGCGGGTCGGCGACGACGGCGAGAACGATGCCGAGCAGGTGATGAGGCTGACCCGCGAGGCCGGCTTCGGCGACGAGGTGAAACGCCGCATCATGCTCGGGACGCACGCGCTGTCCAGCGGGTACTACGACGCGTACTACGGCCAGGCGCAGAAGGTGCGCACGTTGATCGCGCGCGACTTCGCCAATGCCTACGAGCATGTCGACGTGCTCGTCTCGCCCGCGACGCCGACGACCGCGTTCGCGATCGGCGACCGGGTGAACGACCCGATCGCCATGTACAAGAACGACCTCTGCACGATCCCGTCGAACCTGGCCGGCAACGCGGCGGCCTCGTTCCCGGCCGGCCTGGCCGACGAGGACGGGCTGCCGGTCGGCTTCCACGTGATGGCGCCGGTGATGCGCGACGACCTGCTCTACCAGGTCGGCGCCGCGCTGGAGTCCGCGCTGGCCGACCAGTGGGGTGGCGTGCTGATGTCGAAGGCTCCGGAGCTGGAGGTCACCCGATGA
- a CDS encoding HNH endonuclease signature motif containing protein, with translation MEVQVLQRPCMMSGEQAVATLDALHAEIARLQTYSLEVIARLDDTGHTKTSTGQDTARFLSTRYRRNLYAVRHDLALANALPKYPAVTAALPNPYAPPGPNPTVQYTAPDAPTKPTDTTATAERLAPDAAAERTNATAAAERLGPDASGEHSNTAAAEQTNATVPAEYLGLGAATEQTDATAAAERLGLDAAGDLINTDAAAEQIASDAAAGCTDSVAAGDGEGGDEGGGGRVLLPVLLHPEQAEAIVSGLEAIPTAAMVPVEDLRVAEEQLVEAARHLAPADLKRLARQARDVLDTDGPEPAEQAAARREALRLVNADHGVKFSGFLANDNAELFRSLIEAAAKPHKTPDGKPDPRPRDKRHADALTQVLTSAAAAGDLPAHGGVKPHITVTIDYTDLKTAGRDATGDLQFGDSLSAAAVRRLACDAGVLPVVLGSASEPLDVGREQRYVTKAIRQALNRRDKGCVVCGAPPRYCHAHHIVHWIDGGATSLENLALFCGTDHIAVHAGIYTVTIINGTAHVTRPTWANPPRNPPSIPGITRHFNPAASHTATTADATTTTSTTTKSPQPTGTDQQPGAETNAPQLTGIDGAPTDEATAPQLTGIDGAPTDEATAPKLTGTDGAPWPGTPSRTLRPARAFPLFGDPPPLTTSRPPDFDPWAPETLDTG, from the coding sequence ATGGAAGTCCAGGTCCTGCAGCGTCCTTGCATGATGAGTGGCGAGCAAGCAGTCGCCACTCTCGATGCGCTGCACGCCGAGATCGCGCGCCTGCAGACCTACAGCCTGGAAGTCATCGCCCGCCTCGACGACACCGGCCACACCAAAACCTCCACCGGCCAAGACACCGCCCGGTTCCTCTCCACCCGCTACCGCCGCAACCTGTACGCCGTACGCCACGACCTCGCCCTGGCCAACGCCCTCCCGAAGTACCCAGCCGTCACCGCCGCCCTCCCCAACCCCTACGCCCCACCCGGCCCCAACCCCACCGTCCAATACACCGCCCCGGACGCACCTACCAAGCCAACAGACACCACCGCTACCGCAGAGCGCCTCGCTCCCGACGCAGCCGCCGAGCGCACCAACGCCACCGCTGCCGCAGAGCGCCTCGGTCCCGACGCATCCGGCGAGCACAGCAACACCGCAGCTGCAGAGCAGACCAACGCCACCGTGCCCGCGGAGTACCTCGGCCTCGGCGCAGCTACCGAGCAGACCGACGCCACCGCTGCTGCAGAGCGCCTCGGCCTTGACGCAGCTGGCGACCTCATCAACACTGACGCGGCCGCCGAGCAGATTGCTTCCGACGCGGCCGCTGGGTGCACCGACAGTGTTGCTGCCGGTGATGGTGAAGGGGGCGACGAAGGCGGGGGTGGTCGGGTGTTGCTGCCGGTGTTGCTGCACCCGGAGCAGGCCGAGGCGATCGTGTCGGGGCTGGAAGCGATCCCGACCGCCGCCATGGTCCCGGTCGAAGATCTGCGAGTCGCCGAGGAACAACTGGTGGAAGCGGCCCGGCACCTCGCGCCGGCCGACTTGAAGCGTCTGGCGCGGCAGGCTCGCGACGTACTGGACACCGACGGCCCCGAACCAGCCGAACAGGCCGCCGCCCGCCGCGAAGCCCTGCGTCTGGTCAACGCCGACCACGGCGTGAAGTTCTCCGGCTTCCTCGCCAACGACAACGCCGAACTGTTCCGCTCACTGATCGAGGCCGCCGCCAAACCCCACAAGACCCCCGACGGCAAGCCCGACCCTCGACCGCGCGACAAGCGCCACGCTGACGCCCTCACCCAGGTCCTCACCAGCGCCGCCGCAGCCGGAGACCTGCCCGCACACGGCGGAGTGAAGCCCCACATCACCGTCACCATCGACTACACCGACCTGAAAACTGCTGGCCGTGACGCGACCGGCGACCTCCAGTTCGGCGACAGCCTGTCCGCCGCCGCGGTCCGCCGCCTCGCCTGCGACGCCGGCGTCCTCCCCGTCGTCCTCGGATCAGCCTCCGAACCCCTCGACGTCGGCCGCGAACAGCGCTACGTCACCAAAGCGATCCGCCAGGCCCTGAACCGCCGCGACAAAGGCTGCGTCGTCTGCGGCGCGCCACCGCGCTACTGCCACGCCCACCACATCGTGCATTGGATCGACGGCGGCGCGACCTCGCTGGAAAACCTCGCACTGTTCTGCGGCACCGACCACATCGCCGTCCACGCCGGCATCTACACCGTCACCATCATCAACGGCACCGCCCACGTCACCCGCCCCACCTGGGCCAACCCACCCCGAAACCCACCCTCCATCCCAGGCATCACCCGCCACTTCAATCCAGCCGCCTCTCATACCGCCACCACCGCAGACGCCACAACCACGACAAGCACTACAACCAAGTCACCCCAACCCACCGGCACCGACCAGCAGCCCGGTGCCGAAACCAACGCGCCCCAACTCACCGGCATCGACGGCGCGCCCACTGACGAAGCCACAGCGCCCCAACTCACCGGCATCGACGGCGCGCCCACTGACGAAGCCACAGCGCCCAAACTCACCGGCACAGACGGCGCGCCCTGGCCCGGCACCCCCAGCCGGACCCTCCGCCCAGCACGCGCCTTCCCCCTGTTCGGCGACCCACCGCCTCTCACCACCAGCCGCCCACCCGACTTCGACCCCTGGGCCCCCGAAACCCTCGACACCGGATAG
- a CDS encoding PQQ-dependent sugar dehydrogenase gives MLKASGLVRTAVVLVAAGALVAGCSDDGGDAEPSVSTASPTDVPSSPGGSTQPRALKLTVAGTVATGIEVPWGLAFLPDRSALVGERDSGKVKRIAGGRVTEVGTVPGVDSSSEGGLLGLAVDPKYPSRPYVYAYYSTGKDNRIARLTFENGRIGSPEVILDGIPMSAIHNGGRLRFGPDGFLYAGTGDGSDRPNSQNDDSLGGKILRLTTDGKAAPGNPDGRLWFSKGHRNVQGLAFGGSQLYAAEFGQDTWDELNAITAGANYGWPAAEGVSQLDGMVDPIAQWRTSDASPSGITFAQGHIFMAGLRGARLWAIPVADGRRTGEPVAFFTKQFGRLRTVEAAPDGSLWLTTSNTDGRGTPKPGDDRILRVTISQ, from the coding sequence GTGCTCAAGGCAAGCGGCTTGGTTCGTACTGCGGTGGTGCTGGTGGCCGCGGGCGCCTTGGTGGCGGGTTGCAGCGATGACGGCGGCGACGCGGAGCCGTCCGTGTCCACCGCGTCGCCAACCGACGTACCGTCGAGTCCTGGCGGATCCACGCAGCCTCGCGCCTTGAAGCTGACCGTCGCCGGGACGGTGGCCACCGGGATCGAGGTGCCGTGGGGGCTGGCGTTCCTGCCCGACCGGTCGGCGTTGGTCGGTGAGCGTGACTCGGGGAAGGTGAAGCGCATCGCGGGTGGGCGCGTCACCGAGGTGGGGACCGTGCCCGGCGTCGACTCGTCGAGCGAGGGCGGGTTGCTCGGGCTTGCCGTTGATCCGAAGTACCCGTCGAGGCCTTATGTCTACGCCTACTACTCCACTGGCAAGGACAACCGGATCGCGCGGCTGACGTTCGAGAACGGGCGGATCGGCAGCCCGGAGGTGATCCTCGACGGGATCCCGATGTCGGCGATCCACAACGGCGGCCGGCTGCGGTTCGGCCCGGACGGCTTCCTGTACGCCGGGACGGGTGACGGCAGCGATCGGCCGAACTCGCAGAACGACGACTCCCTCGGCGGCAAGATCCTGCGCCTGACCACCGACGGCAAGGCGGCACCAGGCAACCCCGACGGGCGGCTGTGGTTCTCGAAGGGCCATCGCAATGTGCAGGGGCTCGCGTTCGGCGGTTCGCAGCTGTACGCCGCCGAGTTCGGTCAGGACACCTGGGACGAGCTGAACGCGATCACCGCCGGCGCCAACTACGGCTGGCCGGCGGCGGAAGGCGTCAGCCAGCTCGACGGCATGGTGGACCCGATCGCCCAGTGGCGCACGAGCGACGCGTCGCCGTCGGGAATTACGTTCGCTCAGGGCCACATCTTCATGGCCGGCCTCCGCGGCGCGCGGCTCTGGGCGATCCCGGTCGCCGACGGTCGGCGTACGGGTGAACCGGTCGCCTTCTTCACCAAGCAGTTCGGCCGCCTGCGCACCGTCGAAGCCGCCCCCGACGGCTCCCTGTGGCTGACCACCTCGAACACCGACGGCCGAGGCACCCCCAAACCCGGCGACGACCGCATCCTCCGAGTCACGATCAGTCAGTGA
- a CDS encoding DUF488 domain-containing protein, translating to MVTIGVYGFTAATFVESLTDAGVGLLLDLRQRRGVRGPEYSWANSTRLQRLLADAAIEYRHVKELAPTTELRQLQYREDDRQHVGKRNRTELAPNFAARYTHEILDPFDLDALLTQLPPTSTTALFCVERDAEACHRSLVAARLHTNHGLPIRDLHPA from the coding sequence GTGGTGACGATCGGCGTCTACGGTTTCACGGCCGCGACGTTCGTCGAGAGTCTCACCGACGCCGGCGTGGGCCTGCTACTCGACCTCCGCCAGCGCCGCGGCGTACGGGGCCCTGAGTACTCCTGGGCGAACTCGACGCGGCTCCAACGCCTGCTGGCCGACGCGGCCATCGAATACCGGCACGTGAAGGAGTTGGCGCCGACAACCGAACTGCGCCAACTCCAGTACCGCGAGGACGACCGGCAGCACGTAGGCAAACGCAACCGCACCGAACTCGCCCCGAACTTCGCCGCCCGCTACACCCACGAAATCCTCGACCCCTTCGACCTCGACGCACTACTCACACAACTCCCACCCACCTCAACGACAGCCCTCTTCTGCGTCGAACGAGACGCAGAAGCTTGCCACCGCTCCCTGGTAGCCGCCCGCCTACACACCAACCACGGCTTGCCGATCAGAGACCTCCACCCGGCTTGA
- a CDS encoding RidA family protein, with amino-acid sequence MERSAVNPWQWSAQLGYHQGELVSGHTQTLYLAGQTAMSGDGRPQYADDMAAQVSLSLDNVEAVLAEAGMSLVNLVRLNVYTTDVDLLFQHYGVLASRLSAAGVAPPTTMLGVTRLAIPTLMVELEGTAVA; translated from the coding sequence ATGGAACGAAGTGCGGTCAACCCGTGGCAGTGGTCGGCGCAGCTGGGGTATCACCAAGGCGAGCTCGTCTCGGGGCACACCCAGACCCTCTATCTTGCCGGGCAGACCGCGATGAGCGGCGACGGCCGGCCTCAGTACGCCGACGACATGGCGGCCCAGGTGTCGCTCAGCCTCGACAACGTGGAAGCCGTACTCGCCGAGGCCGGGATGTCGCTGGTGAATCTCGTCCGGCTCAACGTGTACACCACCGACGTCGATCTCCTCTTCCAGCACTACGGCGTACTGGCGTCGCGGTTGAGCGCGGCCGGCGTAGCACCGCCCACCACGATGCTGGGGGTGACACGGTTGGCGATCCCGACCCTGATGGTCGAACTCGAAGGAACCGCCGTCGCGTGA
- a CDS encoding ACT domain-containing protein: MFLLRLIIPDRPGSLGTVATALGEVNADIHAIEIVEHRRENGTAVDDIVVDLPPGVLPDRLVSACNSVPDVEVIWFSRYGAGGGLHMDLEAVEQMTSAPAEAVDILVEQAPSVLHADWAALLDGTGSEIKVALETSATPEFGDLVNQWLPLEKATTLAAPSHQGLSESVLVAAPLESDRRVLVIGRRGGPEFLGSEVARLSYLASLAVTIRATA; the protein is encoded by the coding sequence GTGTTCTTGCTGCGATTGATCATCCCGGACCGTCCCGGTTCGCTGGGCACCGTGGCAACGGCCCTCGGCGAGGTGAACGCCGACATCCACGCCATCGAGATCGTCGAACACCGCCGAGAGAACGGCACCGCCGTCGACGACATCGTGGTCGACCTGCCACCGGGTGTGCTGCCCGACCGGCTGGTCTCGGCCTGCAACAGCGTGCCCGACGTCGAGGTGATCTGGTTCTCCCGCTACGGCGCGGGTGGCGGCCTGCACATGGACCTGGAGGCCGTCGAGCAGATGACGTCCGCGCCGGCCGAGGCGGTCGACATCCTGGTCGAGCAGGCGCCGTCGGTGCTGCACGCCGACTGGGCCGCCTTGCTGGACGGCACCGGCAGCGAGATCAAGGTCGCGCTGGAGACGAGCGCGACGCCGGAGTTCGGCGACCTGGTCAACCAGTGGCTCCCGCTGGAGAAGGCGACCACGCTGGCCGCACCGAGCCACCAGGGTCTCTCGGAGTCCGTGCTGGTGGCCGCGCCGCTGGAGTCCGACCGCCGGGTGCTGGTGATCGGCCGCCGCGGTGGACCGGAGTTCCTCGGCTCGGAGGTCGCCCGGCTGAGCTACCTGGCGAGCCTCGCCGTCACCATCCGCGCCACCGCCTGA
- a CDS encoding helix-turn-helix transcriptional regulator, giving the protein MRADRLVSLVLLLRQRGRLSADTLARELEVSTRTVLRDIDALSAAGVPVYAERGRHGGFALLPGFRTELTGLNHEEALALLIAGSRRGAQAFGLGSALASAMLKVADALPESSRDSAADAVQRLLIDPETDLLSRRQLTEEAPDAVVAEVRRAVLAGRKLRIHYAALGQEPKWRTVDPIGLVTVREQGYLLAARGGEDRTYRLSRISAAEQLDETAQRPNQVDLDRAWQERSVRFRTGGDQVTVLARVHPKRREELVSTALAVLAEVEETDGWLRMELTFQDQRHAEWALWQLATNAEALSPQWLRSSLRDRAAAIASCYERHPES; this is encoded by the coding sequence ATGCGCGCCGACCGGTTGGTCTCGCTGGTGTTGCTGCTTCGCCAGCGCGGCCGGCTTTCCGCGGACACCCTCGCCCGGGAGTTGGAGGTGTCCACCCGCACCGTCCTGCGCGACATCGATGCGCTGTCCGCGGCCGGCGTCCCGGTCTACGCCGAACGCGGCCGGCACGGCGGGTTCGCGTTGTTGCCCGGCTTCCGGACCGAGCTCACGGGACTGAACCACGAAGAAGCGCTCGCCCTGCTGATCGCGGGATCGCGACGCGGCGCGCAGGCGTTCGGCCTCGGATCGGCGCTCGCTTCGGCCATGCTCAAGGTGGCCGACGCGCTCCCCGAAAGCTCTCGGGACTCCGCAGCCGACGCCGTACAGCGGTTGCTCATCGACCCGGAAACCGACCTCCTCTCGCGCCGGCAGCTCACCGAAGAGGCGCCCGACGCAGTGGTGGCCGAGGTACGGCGCGCAGTACTCGCTGGACGCAAGCTGCGCATCCACTACGCGGCCCTCGGGCAAGAGCCGAAGTGGCGCACGGTGGATCCGATCGGCCTGGTCACCGTACGAGAGCAGGGCTACCTGCTGGCCGCACGAGGAGGCGAGGACCGCACGTACCGGCTGTCGCGGATCTCGGCCGCCGAGCAGCTCGACGAAACAGCCCAACGACCGAACCAGGTCGACCTGGACCGGGCCTGGCAGGAACGCAGTGTGCGATTCCGGACCGGAGGGGATCAGGTCACAGTGCTGGCAAGAGTGCACCCGAAGCGCCGGGAGGAGCTGGTCAGCACAGCGCTGGCGGTCCTCGCCGAAGTCGAAGAGACCGACGGCTGGCTACGGATGGAGCTCACTTTCCAGGACCAGCGGCACGCCGAGTGGGCGCTCTGGCAGCTTGCCACCAACGCGGAAGCGCTGTCCCCGCAGTGGTTGCGCAGCTCTCTGCGCGACCGCGCCGCCGCGATCGCTTCCTGCTACGAGCGTCACCCTGAAAGTTGA
- the gatC gene encoding Asp-tRNA(Asn)/Glu-tRNA(Gln) amidotransferase subunit GatC: MPSITREEVAHLARLARIELSDDELDHLAPQLDQIIGLVAQVSDVAAEDIPPTSHALPLSNVMRKDENVPCLTPEQALSGAPAAEEQRFRVPRILSEEA; the protein is encoded by the coding sequence ATGCCATCGATTACCCGCGAAGAGGTCGCCCACCTGGCGCGACTGGCGCGGATCGAGCTCTCCGACGACGAGCTCGACCACCTCGCACCGCAGCTCGACCAGATCATCGGCCTGGTCGCGCAGGTCAGCGACGTGGCCGCGGAGGACATCCCGCCGACTTCGCACGCGTTGCCGCTGAGCAACGTGATGCGCAAGGACGAGAACGTGCCCTGCCTGACGCCGGAGCAGGCGCTGTCCGGCGCCCCGGCCGCCGAGGAGCAGCGTTTCCGGGTGCCGCGGATCCTGAGCGAGGAGGCGTGA
- the gatB gene encoding Asp-tRNA(Asn)/Glu-tRNA(Gln) amidotransferase subunit GatB — protein MTVVADVLPIDEALAQYDPVMGLEVHVELNTKSKMFCGCPTEFGAEPNTQTCPVCLGLPGALPVVNAVGVESAIKIGLALNCEIAEWCRFARKNYFYPDMPKNFQTSQYDEPIAFNGWTDVVVDGETYRIEIERAHMEEDTGKSLHVGGATGRIHGASHSLVDYNRAGIPLIEIVTKTIEVPGEKAPAVARALVSQLRDLLLSIGVSDVRMDQGSLRCDANVSLKPKGSSTLGTRTETKNVNSFRSVERAITYEITRQAAILSAGGKILQETRHWHEDTGITTSGREKSDADDYRYFPEPDLVPIAPSREWVESLRATLPEAPSLRRARLQTEWGFTDPEMRDVINGGALEYIVRTVELGVDAPAAKKWWLGELARAANESGKDLGDLGVGPAEVAEVQKLVDDGALNDKLARQVFDGLVKGEGTPAEIMAARGLALVSDDSALIEAIDRAIAANPDVVEKVNSGKPAAAGALIGAVMKDMRGQADAAKVRELLNTKLGI, from the coding sequence ATGACTGTCGTTGCCGATGTGCTGCCGATCGACGAGGCGCTGGCGCAGTACGACCCGGTGATGGGCCTCGAGGTCCACGTCGAGCTGAACACGAAGTCGAAGATGTTCTGCGGTTGCCCGACCGAGTTCGGCGCCGAGCCGAACACGCAGACCTGCCCGGTCTGCCTCGGCCTGCCCGGCGCGCTGCCGGTCGTCAACGCGGTCGGCGTCGAGTCCGCCATCAAGATCGGGCTCGCGCTGAACTGCGAGATCGCCGAGTGGTGCCGGTTCGCCCGGAAGAACTACTTCTACCCGGACATGCCGAAGAACTTCCAGACCTCGCAGTACGACGAGCCGATCGCCTTCAACGGGTGGACCGACGTCGTGGTCGACGGCGAGACGTACCGGATCGAGATCGAGCGCGCGCACATGGAGGAGGACACCGGCAAGTCCCTCCACGTCGGTGGCGCGACCGGCCGCATCCACGGTGCGTCGCACTCGCTGGTCGACTACAACCGGGCCGGGATCCCGCTGATCGAGATCGTCACCAAGACGATCGAGGTGCCGGGGGAGAAGGCGCCCGCCGTAGCGCGTGCGCTGGTGAGTCAGCTGCGCGACCTGCTGCTGTCGATCGGCGTCTCCGACGTACGGATGGACCAGGGCTCGCTGCGGTGCGACGCCAACGTGTCGCTCAAGCCCAAGGGCTCGTCCACGCTCGGTACCCGGACCGAGACCAAGAACGTGAACTCGTTCCGCTCGGTCGAGCGCGCGATCACCTACGAGATCACCCGGCAGGCGGCAATCCTGTCGGCCGGCGGGAAGATCCTGCAGGAGACGCGGCACTGGCACGAGGACACCGGCATCACCACGTCGGGACGGGAGAAGTCCGACGCGGACGACTACCGGTACTTCCCCGAGCCCGACCTGGTCCCGATCGCGCCCTCGCGCGAATGGGTCGAGTCGTTGCGCGCAACGTTGCCTGAGGCACCTTCTTTGCGGCGCGCGCGGCTGCAGACCGAGTGGGGCTTCACCGACCCGGAGATGCGCGACGTCATCAACGGCGGCGCGCTGGAGTACATCGTTCGTACCGTCGAGCTCGGCGTCGACGCCCCCGCCGCGAAAAAGTGGTGGCTGGGCGAACTGGCCCGCGCCGCCAACGAGAGCGGCAAGGACCTCGGCGACCTGGGCGTCGGCCCGGCCGAGGTGGCCGAGGTACAGAAGCTCGTCGACGACGGCGCGCTGAACGACAAGCTCGCCCGCCAGGTCTTCGACGGCCTGGTCAAGGGCGAAGGCACTCCCGCCGAGATCATGGCGGCCCGCGGCCTAGCCCTGGTCTCCGACGACTCGGCGTTGATCGAGGCAATCGACCGCGCCATCGCGGCCAACCCCGACGTCGTCGAAAAGGTCAACTCCGGCAAACCCGCCGCCGCCGGCGCTCTCATCGGCGCAGTCATGAAAGACATGCGAGGCCAAGCAGACGCCGCCAAGGTCCGAGAACTCCTGAACACCAAACTCGGCATCTAG
- a CDS encoding SAM-dependent methyltransferase — MTATLPTQVSIAAALTAVAPAGLPFRFTAYDGSSTGPEDSPVHMHLATERGLSYVLTAPGDLGLVRAYVQGDLEITGVHPGNPYDLMKLMLNELHFQRPSPAEALRIVRGLGWSHLKPPPPPPQEHLPKWRRTFEGLRHSRTRDKVAIHHHYDVSNKFYEYILGPSMTYTCAVFPTLDATLEQAQYEKYDLVARKLDLKAGQRLLDVGCGWGGMVRHAAREYGVKALGVTLSAAQAEWAQEAIKREGLEHLAEVRFSDYRDVSERDFDAISSIGLTEHIGVRNYPSYFGFLLDRLRPGGRLLNHMITRPDNRFRPTGAFIDRYIFPDGELIGSGRIIADAQDAGFEVRHEENLREHYALTLAGWSDNLVAHWDEAVEEVGFATAKIWGLYLAACRVGFERNNTQLHQILAVKLHDDASSDFPLRPTWLS; from the coding sequence ATGACGGCAACACTTCCGACGCAGGTTTCGATCGCAGCGGCGCTGACAGCGGTGGCGCCGGCCGGGCTGCCTTTCCGCTTCACGGCGTACGACGGCAGTTCGACCGGGCCCGAGGACTCCCCCGTCCACATGCACCTGGCCACCGAGCGAGGGCTCTCCTACGTGCTCACCGCACCGGGTGACCTCGGCCTCGTCCGGGCTTATGTGCAAGGCGATCTGGAGATCACCGGCGTCCACCCGGGCAATCCGTACGACCTGATGAAGCTGATGCTCAACGAGCTGCACTTCCAGCGGCCCTCGCCCGCGGAGGCACTGCGAATCGTTCGCGGGCTGGGCTGGAGTCACCTCAAGCCGCCACCTCCGCCGCCGCAGGAGCACCTGCCGAAGTGGCGTCGTACGTTCGAAGGCCTGCGGCACTCGCGGACCAGGGACAAGGTCGCGATCCACCACCACTACGACGTGTCGAACAAGTTCTACGAGTACATCCTCGGCCCGTCGATGACGTACACGTGCGCCGTCTTCCCGACGCTGGACGCGACGCTCGAGCAGGCGCAGTACGAGAAGTACGACCTGGTCGCGCGGAAACTCGATCTGAAGGCCGGCCAGCGGCTGCTCGACGTCGGGTGCGGCTGGGGCGGCATGGTCCGGCACGCGGCCCGCGAGTACGGCGTGAAGGCGCTGGGCGTGACCCTGTCGGCCGCGCAGGCCGAGTGGGCCCAGGAGGCGATCAAGCGCGAAGGGCTGGAGCACCTCGCCGAAGTGCGGTTCTCCGACTACCGCGACGTGTCCGAGCGCGACTTCGACGCGATCAGCTCGATCGGCCTGACCGAGCACATCGGCGTCCGCAACTACCCGTCGTACTTCGGTTTCCTGCTCGACCGGCTGCGTCCGGGCGGGCGGCTGCTGAACCACATGATCACCCGGCCGGACAACCGGTTCCGGCCGACCGGGGCGTTCATCGACCGCTACATCTTCCCCGACGGCGAGCTGATCGGCTCCGGCCGGATCATCGCCGACGCCCAGGACGCCGGGTTCGAGGTCCGGCACGAGGAGAACCTGCGCGAGCACTACGCCCTCACGCTGGCCGGCTGGTCCGACAACCTCGTCGCCCACTGGGACGAGGCGGTCGAGGAGGTCGGTTTCGCGACCGCGAAGATCTGGGGCCTGTACCTGGCCGCCTGCCGGGTCGGCTTCGAGCGCAACAACACCCAGCTGCACCAGATCCTCGCCGTCAAACTCCACGACGACGCCTCGTCGGACTTCCCCCTCCGCCCGACCTGGCTGAGCTGA